A single region of the Solwaraspora sp. WMMD791 genome encodes:
- a CDS encoding nitrate- and nitrite sensing domain-containing protein — translation MNTRNWSIRSKIVALVAVPISALLVLWIFATSLTVGPALSLLGAQALLDDVGVPGETLVAELQRERRLSVVYLSRTEEQTARRASDLEQLRSQWQATDAAVADFRRRATEGGPSDDRSVLRVRIEQTLAELEILATGRGFVQRREMDAAGALGLYNGVVDTAFQMFGALASLPDNEINRQARALTDIGQAREILGRADAVLAGAFAAGRLSDDDHRRLVQIIATHRFLLDRAVAELPEPDSATYHRMAAGEDFTALRQLQDVLINDRPGPDGDDPDAAPDGAAPDGDGAAPDGGATPTATVVDEARWSDSYESVQQQLREFELLAADALAERSMPTAIGILARLAAAGLVGLAAVIAAVVISLRVGRSLIHRLTGLRATALELAGDRLPAVVARLRRGEDVDVAAEAPPLEYGTDEIGQVGHAFSEVQRTAVRSAVEEAALRRGLNETFLNIARRSQTLLHRQLALLDRMERRSTDPEELEDLFRVDHMATRMRRHAEDLVILAGATPGRGWRNPVPMIDVIRGAVSEVEEYARVHVTTVEPAAVVGRAVGDVIHLLAELIENATSFSPPQTLVTVVGQNLPNGYAVEVEDRGLGMTPDAVTEANQRLAQPPDFDPHNSARLGLFVVAQLAAKHGVGVRLRPSPFGGITAVALIPAELVVPESEVLALPSGRPPTALTTVRPGPDGADQPASTATLGALLSALPDSPTRSDLPAMPDSPAVSDPSTSSGSPAAPAPSPTVPAVPGVPTVQPDLPPRRRPVSLPTRRSEGAQSTTEDGLPRRVRQSSLAPQLRQAPDADGQPQREAPQRSPGEVRALMSALQAGTARGRRAAGLVADTDVTGSVAGDPSPTVTAGPARGTATPPPGAVLQPPSAVADTSEREL, via the coding sequence ATGAATACCCGCAACTGGTCGATCCGCTCCAAGATCGTTGCGCTGGTCGCTGTCCCGATCTCGGCGCTGCTCGTCCTCTGGATCTTCGCGACCTCGCTGACCGTCGGCCCGGCACTGAGCCTGCTCGGCGCCCAGGCGCTCCTCGACGACGTGGGAGTGCCCGGGGAGACCCTGGTGGCCGAGTTGCAGCGGGAGCGGCGACTATCCGTGGTGTATCTGTCCCGTACCGAGGAGCAGACCGCTCGCCGCGCCAGCGACCTCGAACAGCTGCGGTCCCAGTGGCAGGCCACCGATGCGGCGGTCGCCGACTTCCGGCGACGGGCCACCGAGGGCGGACCCTCCGACGACCGGTCCGTCCTGCGGGTACGGATCGAGCAGACGCTCGCTGAACTGGAGATCCTGGCAACCGGTCGAGGTTTCGTGCAGCGCCGGGAAATGGACGCGGCCGGTGCCCTCGGCCTCTACAACGGCGTCGTGGACACCGCGTTCCAGATGTTCGGCGCGCTGGCCTCCCTGCCGGACAACGAAATCAACCGACAGGCCCGGGCATTGACCGACATCGGCCAGGCCCGGGAGATTCTCGGCCGGGCGGACGCGGTTCTCGCCGGTGCCTTCGCGGCCGGGCGGCTCAGCGACGACGACCACCGTCGACTGGTGCAGATCATCGCCACCCATCGCTTCCTGCTCGATCGCGCGGTCGCCGAACTACCCGAACCGGACAGTGCCACCTACCATCGGATGGCTGCCGGCGAAGACTTCACCGCGCTGCGTCAGCTGCAGGACGTACTGATCAACGACCGCCCCGGGCCGGACGGTGACGACCCCGACGCCGCCCCGGACGGTGCAGCCCCGGACGGTGACGGCGCCGCCCCGGACGGCGGTGCCACGCCGACCGCCACGGTGGTCGACGAGGCCCGCTGGAGCGACAGTTACGAATCCGTCCAGCAGCAGCTGCGCGAGTTCGAACTGCTGGCCGCCGACGCGCTCGCCGAACGGAGCATGCCCACCGCCATCGGCATCCTGGCCCGGCTTGCCGCCGCCGGCCTGGTCGGCCTCGCCGCAGTGATCGCGGCGGTGGTCATCTCGCTGCGGGTCGGCCGCTCACTGATCCACCGGCTCACCGGGTTGCGGGCGACCGCGCTGGAACTGGCCGGCGACCGGCTGCCCGCGGTGGTGGCCCGGCTGCGTCGCGGTGAGGACGTCGACGTGGCCGCCGAGGCACCACCGTTGGAGTACGGCACCGACGAGATCGGCCAGGTCGGTCACGCCTTCAGCGAGGTGCAGCGGACCGCCGTACGGTCCGCCGTGGAGGAGGCGGCGCTGCGCCGGGGCCTCAACGAGACGTTCCTCAACATCGCCCGCCGCAGCCAGACGCTGTTGCACCGGCAGTTGGCCCTGCTGGACCGGATGGAGCGGCGCAGCACCGACCCGGAGGAGCTCGAGGACCTGTTCCGGGTCGACCACATGGCCACCCGGATGCGCCGGCACGCGGAGGATCTGGTGATCCTCGCCGGTGCCACGCCCGGCCGGGGCTGGCGCAATCCGGTTCCGATGATCGACGTGATCCGTGGTGCCGTCTCCGAGGTCGAGGAGTACGCCCGGGTGCACGTCACCACCGTCGAGCCGGCCGCGGTGGTCGGTCGGGCCGTCGGTGACGTCATCCACCTGCTGGCCGAGCTGATCGAGAACGCAACCTCCTTCTCGCCGCCGCAGACCCTGGTGACGGTGGTCGGGCAGAACCTGCCCAACGGCTACGCCGTCGAGGTCGAGGACCGTGGGCTGGGCATGACACCAGACGCCGTCACCGAGGCGAACCAGCGGCTGGCGCAACCGCCGGACTTCGACCCGCACAACAGCGCCCGGCTCGGCCTGTTCGTCGTGGCGCAGCTCGCCGCCAAGCACGGCGTCGGGGTGCGGCTGCGGCCGTCGCCGTTCGGCGGGATCACCGCCGTGGCACTGATCCCGGCCGAGCTGGTGGTGCCGGAGTCGGAGGTCCTGGCGTTGCCGTCGGGCCGGCCACCGACCGCGCTGACCACCGTCCGGCCCGGCCCGGACGGGGCGGACCAGCCCGCGTCGACGGCGACCCTCGGCGCGCTGCTGTCGGCGCTGCCCGACTCCCCGACCAGGTCCGACCTTCCGGCCATGCCGGATTCCCCGGCGGTGTCGGACCCGTCGACCAGCTCGGGCTCCCCGGCCGCGCCGGCACCGTCACCGACGGTCCCGGCGGTGCCCGGGGTGCCGACGGTGCAACCCGACCTGCCGCCCCGGCGGCGGCCCGTCAGCCTGCCGACCCGTCGGAGCGAGGGGGCACAGTCGACCACCGAGGACGGGCTGCCCCGTCGGGTCCGCCAGTCCAGCCTCGCACCCCAGCTCCGTCAGGCGCCCGACGCCGACGGCCAGCCGCAGCGGGAGGCCCCGCAACGGTCGCCGGGCGAGGTCCGGGCGCTGATGTCGGCGCTGCAGGCCGGAACCGCCCGGGGGCGCCGGGCCGCCGGGCTGGTGGCCGACACCGACGTGACCGGCAGCGTGGCCGGTGATCCGTCCCCGACCGTGACAGCCGGCCCGGCGCGGGGCACCGCGACGCCACCCCCCGGAGCGGTGCTGCAACCGCCATCGGCCGTGGCGGACACGTCCGAGAGGGAGCTGTAG
- a CDS encoding roadblock/LC7 domain-containing protein encodes MNLDWLLDDLVARVPSAQQAVVLSADGLLMGASRGLTREDAEHMAAMAAGFQSLAKGASRHFAAGAVRQTVIEMESAYLFVTAAGHGACLAVLCASDADIGLIAYEMAMLVARVGQNLSASARPPAAQSDAG; translated from the coding sequence ATGAACCTCGACTGGTTGCTCGACGATCTCGTGGCGCGGGTACCCAGCGCCCAGCAGGCGGTGGTGCTGTCCGCCGACGGCCTGCTGATGGGCGCGTCGCGTGGGCTCACCCGCGAGGACGCCGAGCACATGGCCGCGATGGCCGCCGGTTTCCAGAGTCTCGCCAAGGGCGCCAGCCGGCACTTCGCCGCCGGCGCGGTCCGCCAGACGGTGATCGAGATGGAGTCGGCGTACCTGTTCGTCACGGCCGCCGGGCACGGTGCCTGCCTGGCGGTGCTCTGCGCCTCCGACGCGGACATCGGCCTCATCGCGTACGAGATGGCGATGCTCGTCGCCCGGGTCGGGCAGAACCTCAGCGCCTCGGCGCGTCCCCCTGCGGCGCAATCCGATGCGGGGTGA
- a CDS encoding ATP/GTP-binding protein produces MDSVRSDRKQPARRIPLALKILIAGGFGVGKTTLVGAVSEIRPLQTEEVLTSASVGTDDTSGVEAKRTTTVAMDFGRITINDDLQVYLFGTPGQDRFWFLWDELAFGALGAVVLADTRRLADCFPSVDYFEQRGTPFVVGVNCFEGAQQFSPDSVRRALDLDPDVPIVLCDARNRSSGKTVLIALVEHVAYRRGQPVPTG; encoded by the coding sequence ATGGACTCCGTGCGCTCTGACCGGAAACAGCCCGCTCGGCGCATCCCGCTCGCGCTGAAGATCCTCATCGCGGGGGGCTTCGGCGTCGGCAAGACGACCCTGGTCGGCGCGGTCAGCGAGATCCGGCCGTTGCAGACCGAGGAGGTGCTGACCAGCGCCAGCGTGGGCACCGACGACACCTCCGGGGTGGAGGCCAAACGCACCACCACCGTCGCGATGGACTTCGGCCGGATCACCATCAACGACGACCTGCAGGTCTACCTGTTCGGTACGCCCGGCCAGGACCGTTTCTGGTTCCTCTGGGACGAGTTGGCGTTCGGCGCGCTCGGTGCCGTGGTGCTGGCCGACACCCGCCGGTTGGCCGACTGCTTTCCGTCGGTCGACTACTTCGAGCAGCGGGGCACACCGTTCGTCGTCGGGGTCAACTGTTTCGAAGGCGCTCAGCAGTTCAGCCCGGACTCGGTGCGCCGCGCCCTGGACCTCGACCCGGACGTGCCGATCGTGCTCTGCGACGCGCGCAACCGCAGTTCCGGCAAGACGGTGCTGATCGCGCTGGTCGAACACGTGGCGTACCGGCGCGGCCAGCCGGTCCCCACCGGCTGA
- a CDS encoding DUF742 domain-containing protein, with product MRGEATGPHDWLDADAGPVVRPYTVTGGRVRPIGPAFDLLAFVVAAAPESTEGFGVLQPEHRRILGLAQQPVSVADLAADLDLALGVVRILLDDLHSARLIALYEPPASATHPHDDILKAVVNGLRAL from the coding sequence ATGCGGGGTGAGGCGACCGGACCGCACGACTGGCTGGACGCCGACGCCGGCCCGGTGGTCCGCCCGTACACGGTGACCGGCGGCCGGGTGCGGCCCATCGGCCCGGCCTTCGACCTGCTGGCCTTCGTCGTAGCGGCGGCACCCGAGAGCACCGAGGGATTCGGTGTACTGCAGCCGGAGCACCGGCGCATCCTCGGGCTCGCCCAGCAGCCGGTGTCCGTGGCAGACCTGGCCGCCGACCTCGACCTCGCGCTCGGGGTGGTCCGCATCCTCCTCGACGACCTGCACTCCGCCCGACTGATCGCGCTCTACGAACCCCCGGCTTCGGCCACTCACCCCCACGACGACATCCTCAAGGCGGTGGTCAATGGACTCCGTGCGCTCTGA